The Providencia sp. PROV188 genome includes a region encoding these proteins:
- the mnmE gene encoding tRNA uridine-5-carboxymethylaminomethyl(34) synthesis GTPase MnmE, with the protein MQINDTIVAQATAPGRGGVGILRVSGPQAALVAETVLGKLPKPRYADYLPFRDADGSVLDQGIAIYFPGPNSFTGEDVLELQGHGGPVILDLLLRRILTIANIRIANPGEFSERAFLNDKLDLAQAEAIADLIDASSEQAARSAMNSLQGAFSSHIHQLVEALTHLRIYVEAAIDFPDEEIDFLSDGKIEAKLNEVVADLEDVRSQARQGSLLREGMKVVIAGRPNAGKSSLLNALAGREAAIVTDIAGTTRDVLREHIHIDGMPLHIIDTAGLREASDEVERIGIERAWKEIEQADRVLFMVDSTTTDATEPQEIWPEFMARLPETLPVTVIRNKADKTGESVEFVADARYPLIRLSAREEKGIDLLRDHLKETMGFNSNTEGGFLARRRHLQALNNAATHLAQGYDQLVNARSGELLAEELRLAQQELSEITGEFTSDDLLGRIFSSFCIGK; encoded by the coding sequence AAGCAGCCCTTGTTGCTGAAACAGTACTCGGAAAGTTACCGAAGCCGCGCTATGCCGATTATCTGCCATTTCGTGATGCAGATGGCTCTGTTCTTGACCAAGGGATTGCTATTTATTTCCCGGGACCTAACTCTTTCACTGGGGAAGATGTTCTTGAACTACAAGGGCATGGTGGTCCTGTTATTCTCGATTTATTACTCAGAAGAATTCTGACCATTGCCAATATCCGTATTGCCAATCCGGGGGAATTTTCTGAGCGTGCATTTTTAAATGACAAACTCGACTTGGCGCAAGCCGAAGCGATTGCCGACCTGATTGATGCGAGTTCAGAACAAGCGGCACGCTCCGCGATGAACTCTTTACAAGGGGCTTTTTCATCCCACATCCACCAGTTAGTGGAAGCGCTTACTCACTTGCGCATCTATGTGGAAGCGGCGATTGATTTTCCGGATGAAGAAATTGATTTCCTATCTGACGGTAAAATTGAAGCTAAATTAAACGAAGTGGTAGCGGATTTAGAAGATGTCCGTTCACAGGCTCGTCAAGGGAGTTTGCTGCGCGAAGGCATGAAAGTGGTGATTGCTGGTCGTCCAAATGCGGGTAAATCTAGCTTATTGAATGCGTTAGCGGGGCGTGAAGCGGCGATTGTGACGGATATTGCGGGGACTACCCGTGACGTCCTACGTGAACACATTCATATTGATGGTATGCCGCTGCATATTATTGATACCGCCGGTTTACGTGAAGCCAGCGATGAAGTTGAACGTATCGGTATTGAACGCGCATGGAAAGAGATTGAACAAGCCGACCGTGTGCTATTTATGGTAGATAGCACCACGACAGATGCTACGGAGCCACAAGAAATTTGGCCTGAATTTATGGCTCGCTTGCCAGAAACATTACCAGTTACGGTTATTCGTAATAAAGCAGATAAAACAGGGGAATCTGTAGAATTTGTTGCTGATGCCCGTTACCCACTGATCCGTTTATCTGCTCGTGAAGAAAAAGGCATCGATTTGCTGCGTGATCACCTCAAAGAAACCATGGGCTTCAATAGCAACACAGAAGGTGGTTTCCTTGCCCGTCGTCGCCACTTACAAGCATTGAACAATGCCGCAACCCACCTTGCACAAGGCTATGACCAGTTAGTGAACGCTCGCTCCGGTGAGCTGCTGGCTGAAGAGTTACGCTTAGCTCAGCAAGAACTGAGCGAAATCACCGGTGAGTTTACCTCCGATGATTTGTTAGGGCGTATTTTCTCGAGTTTCTGTATTGGTAAGTGA
- the fdxH gene encoding formate dehydrogenase subunit beta: protein MSMQSQDIIRRSATNSLTPAPQVRDYKEEVAKLIDVTTCIGCKACQVACSEWNDIRDKIGTNVGVYDNPTDLTAKSWTVMRFSEVEENDKFEWLIRKDGCMHCADPGCLKACPSEGAIVQYKNGIVDFQSEHCIGCGYCIAGCPFNVPRINKEDNRAYKCTLCVDRVEVGQEPACVKTCPTGAIHFGSKEDMIGMAGERVEELKTRGYANAGLYDPQGVGGTHVMYVLHHADKPQLYHGLPENPTISPTVTFWKGIWKPIAAVGFAATFAAAIFHYVGIGPNRVSKKDEEEALEDLHNAMSSDTSKSKDGEDQK from the coding sequence ATGTCAATGCAATCTCAGGACATTATTCGTCGCTCGGCCACCAATTCCCTGACGCCCGCACCTCAGGTGCGGGACTATAAGGAAGAAGTTGCAAAGCTGATTGACGTCACAACCTGTATCGGCTGTAAAGCGTGTCAGGTTGCGTGTTCCGAATGGAACGATATCCGCGACAAAATCGGAACAAACGTTGGGGTGTATGACAACCCAACGGATTTAACCGCTAAGTCATGGACAGTAATGCGCTTCTCTGAAGTGGAAGAGAACGATAAATTTGAATGGCTGATCCGTAAAGATGGCTGTATGCACTGTGCTGATCCGGGCTGCCTGAAAGCATGCCCATCAGAAGGCGCAATCGTCCAGTATAAAAACGGTATCGTGGATTTCCAATCTGAACACTGTATCGGTTGTGGTTACTGTATCGCGGGTTGCCCGTTCAACGTGCCACGCATCAACAAAGAAGACAACCGCGCATACAAATGTACGCTGTGTGTCGACCGTGTTGAAGTCGGTCAAGAGCCTGCTTGTGTGAAAACATGTCCAACTGGCGCTATTCATTTTGGTAGCAAAGAAGACATGATTGGCATGGCTGGCGAGCGTGTTGAAGAGCTGAAAACTCGTGGTTATGCAAACGCAGGTTTATACGATCCACAAGGTGTGGGCGGTACGCACGTTATGTATGTATTGCACCATGCAGATAAGCCGCAGTTGTATCACGGATTACCAGAAAACCCGACCATCAGCCCAACAGTTACCTTCTGGAAAGGTATCTGGAAGCCGATTGCTGCGGTTGGTTTTGCGGCAACATTTGCGGCGGCAATTTTCCACTATGTGGGAATTGGTCCAAACCGCGTCTCCAAGAAAGATGAAGAAGAGGCTCTAGAAGATTTGCATAACGCAATGTCGTCTGACACTTCGAAATCAAAAGACGGGGAGGATCAGAAATGA
- the fdhD gene encoding formate dehydrogenase accessory sulfurtransferase FdhD, whose product MYETNTTNNPKLSKMIGVQSTIVQQKNNLGSLVNDFVAEEVPVALVYNGISHVVMMATPKDLEDFAVGFSLSEGIIQSRDEIRGIDIAQGCHRGIEVHIELSSRRFMALKERRRNLTGRTGCGICGTEQLDEIFKPITPLPFTQTFSLSYLDNALQELKTVQEIGALTGCTHAAAWISPEGRLVGGCEDVGRHVALDKLLGMKSRSDWQQGAILVSSRASYEMVQKAASCGAEILFAVSAATSLAIEVAEKANLTLVGFCRQGKATVFTHPSRVID is encoded by the coding sequence ATGTATGAAACAAATACTACAAATAACCCTAAATTATCTAAAATGATCGGCGTTCAATCCACAATCGTGCAACAAAAAAATAACCTCGGTTCACTGGTTAATGATTTCGTTGCGGAGGAAGTCCCTGTCGCTCTCGTTTATAACGGGATATCTCATGTGGTAATGATGGCGACACCCAAAGATCTGGAAGATTTTGCTGTCGGATTTTCATTATCAGAAGGGATAATACAATCCCGTGATGAAATTCGCGGAATTGATATTGCGCAAGGTTGTCACCGAGGCATTGAAGTTCATATTGAGTTATCAAGCCGCCGTTTTATGGCGCTCAAAGAGCGTCGTCGTAATCTGACTGGGCGAACTGGCTGCGGTATTTGTGGTACAGAACAGCTCGATGAGATATTTAAGCCTATCACTCCGCTGCCATTCACTCAAACATTCTCATTATCTTATCTCGATAACGCTCTACAAGAATTGAAGACAGTTCAAGAAATTGGCGCATTAACTGGTTGTACTCATGCAGCTGCGTGGATCTCTCCTGAAGGTCGCTTAGTGGGCGGATGTGAAGATGTGGGTCGCCATGTCGCGCTAGACAAGCTACTGGGAATGAAAAGCCGTTCTGATTGGCAGCAAGGGGCTATTTTAGTGTCTAGTCGCGCAAGTTATGAGATGGTACAAAAAGCCGCAAGCTGCGGTGCGGAAATTCTATTTGCGGTTTCAGCCGCAACATCATTGGCGATTGAAGTCGCCGAAAAAGCCAATTTAACGCTGGTCGGTTTCTGCCGCCAAGGTAAAGCCACCGTGTTTACCCATCCGAGCCGGGTGATAGACTAA
- the fdhE gene encoding formate dehydrogenase accessory protein FdhE: MGIRIVPKEELGQERLKEKGIGFIPPVLFPNLKSLYQRRAERLKELGVGEHPFADYLNFAAEVATAQNNAQHDNPLEMDMEAVLARSMATNTAPLDAKTFPRTDHWHKLLRSIIAELMPIVPDSVRTALENLEKASEAELEEMATALLNEQFEKVPADKSMFIWAALSVYWAQMAANIPGKARAEHGDHRHYCPVCNSMPVSSIVQIGTSQGLRYLHCTLCETEWHMVRVKCSNCEQTRDLNYWSLDDENAAVKAESCGDCGSYLKVLYQEKEAKVEAVADDLASIILDARMEEEGFARSSINPFLFPGEK, encoded by the coding sequence ATGGGTATTCGTATCGTCCCGAAAGAAGAATTAGGTCAAGAGAGATTAAAAGAGAAAGGCATCGGCTTTATTCCGCCTGTTTTATTCCCGAATTTAAAAAGCCTTTATCAACGTCGTGCAGAAAGATTAAAAGAGTTAGGCGTTGGTGAACATCCTTTTGCAGATTATCTGAACTTCGCTGCGGAAGTGGCAACGGCACAAAATAATGCGCAACATGACAATCCATTAGAGATGGATATGGAAGCGGTTTTAGCGCGTTCAATGGCAACGAATACTGCACCATTAGATGCAAAAACATTCCCACGCACGGATCACTGGCACAAATTATTACGTTCAATCATCGCCGAATTGATGCCGATCGTGCCAGATTCTGTCCGTACTGCCTTGGAAAACTTAGAAAAAGCATCAGAAGCTGAACTCGAAGAGATGGCAACTGCGCTGTTAAACGAACAGTTTGAAAAAGTCCCTGCGGATAAATCTATGTTCATTTGGGCGGCATTGTCTGTCTATTGGGCACAAATGGCCGCCAATATTCCAGGTAAAGCTCGCGCAGAACACGGAGATCACCGTCATTACTGCCCAGTGTGCAACAGCATGCCTGTTTCTAGCATTGTACAAATTGGGACTAGCCAAGGCTTACGCTATTTGCACTGCACACTGTGTGAAACAGAGTGGCACATGGTTCGTGTGAAATGCAGTAACTGCGAACAAACTCGTGACCTGAATTACTGGTCTCTGGATGATGAAAATGCGGCAGTGAAAGCAGAAAGTTGCGGTGACTGTGGTAGCTATCTGAAAGTCTTATACCAAGAGAAAGAAGCCAAAGTGGAAGCGGTAGCGGATGATTTAGCTTCGATCATTTTAGATGCACGTATGGAAGAAGAAGGTTTTGCTCGTAGCAGCATTAACCCGTTCTTATTCCCTGGCGAAAAATAA
- the fdnG gene encoding formate dehydrogenase-N subunit alpha, whose translation MQVSRRQFFKICAGGMAGTTAAALGFAPATALASTRQYKLLRAKETRNTCTYCSVGCGLLMYSLGDGAKNAKESIFHIEGDPDHPVNRGALCPKGAGLIDFIHSESRLKYPEVREPGTNEWKRITWNDAFDRIAKLMKEDRDANFIKQNKDGVTVNRWLTTGMLCASAASNETGFVTQKFSRALGMLAVDNQARVUHGPTVASLAPTFGRGAMTNHWVDIKNANLIVVMGGNAAEAHPVGFRWAMEAKIHNKAKLIVIDPRFTRTAAVADFYTPIRSGTDIAFLSGVIKYLLDNEKIQREYVEAYTNASLVIREDFGFDDGLFTGYDAEKRQYDKTTWNYEMDENGLALRDPTLKNPRCVLNLLKEHVSRYTPEVVNNICGTPIKDFLQVCEYIAETSAKDKTASFLYALGWTQHTVGAQNIRTMAMIQLLLGNMGMLGGGVNALRGHSNIQGLTDLGLLSQSLPGYLTLPSEKQTTLESYLAANTPKATVAGQVNYWGNYPKFFVSLMKTFYGDKAQKENNWGFDLLPKWDQGYDVLRYFEMMDKGEVNGYICQGFNPLASFPNKNKVSKSLSKLKFLITIDPLNTETANFWQNHGEMNDVKPEEIQTTVFRLPSCCFAEENGSIVNSARWLQWHWKGADAPGEAISDGEILSGIYHRLRQMYETEGGAVPEQVLSMTWDYLDRDNPTPEEVAQESNGYALEDLKDADGNVIVKKGELLSSFAQLRDDGTTASGCWIFSGSWTPKGNQMANRDNSDPTGLGNTLGWAWAWPLNRRVIYNRASADPMGKPWDPKRQILEWNGSKWVGMDIPDYSTAAPGSGVGPFIMQPEGMGRLFALDKMAEGPFPEHYEPIETPLDTNPLHPNVVSNPAARVFKDDWAQMGKATEFPYVGTTYRLTEHFHYWTKHALLNAIIQPQQFIEIGERLAKEKGIEQGDTVKVSSKRGYIKAKAVVTKRIKTLQVDGKDIDTIGIPIHWGFEGVAVKGFITNTLTPYVGDANTQTPEFKSFLVNVEKV comes from the coding sequence ATGCAAGTCAGCAGAAGGCAGTTCTTTAAGATCTGCGCTGGCGGTATGGCAGGTACAACGGCAGCAGCGCTGGGTTTTGCTCCAGCAACTGCATTAGCCTCTACACGCCAGTATAAACTACTGCGTGCAAAAGAGACTCGAAATACCTGTACCTACTGTTCTGTCGGCTGTGGGCTGTTAATGTACAGCCTAGGTGATGGCGCGAAGAATGCGAAAGAAAGCATTTTTCATATCGAAGGGGACCCGGATCATCCGGTAAACCGTGGTGCACTTTGTCCTAAAGGTGCAGGATTAATCGACTTTATCCACAGTGAGAGTCGACTCAAGTATCCAGAAGTTCGCGAACCAGGCACTAATGAATGGAAACGCATCACTTGGAACGACGCGTTTGACCGCATCGCCAAGTTAATGAAAGAAGACCGTGATGCAAACTTCATTAAACAGAATAAAGATGGTGTAACGGTCAATCGTTGGTTAACCACCGGTATGCTGTGTGCATCAGCGGCAAGTAACGAAACAGGTTTTGTAACCCAAAAATTTAGTCGCGCCCTCGGCATGCTTGCCGTGGATAACCAAGCGCGTGTCTGACACGGACCAACGGTAGCAAGTCTTGCTCCAACATTTGGTCGCGGTGCGATGACCAACCACTGGGTTGACATTAAAAACGCAAACCTGATCGTCGTTATGGGCGGTAATGCGGCAGAAGCGCATCCAGTCGGTTTCCGCTGGGCGATGGAAGCGAAAATCCACAATAAAGCAAAATTAATCGTTATCGATCCACGCTTTACCCGTACTGCGGCTGTGGCGGATTTTTACACGCCTATCCGTTCAGGTACCGATATTGCCTTCCTGTCAGGTGTTATCAAATACTTGCTGGATAACGAAAAAATTCAACGTGAATACGTTGAGGCGTACACCAACGCCAGCTTAGTTATCCGTGAAGACTTCGGTTTTGATGACGGTCTGTTCACCGGTTACGATGCAGAAAAACGTCAATACGACAAAACCACGTGGAACTACGAGATGGATGAGAACGGCTTAGCGCTGCGCGATCCGACTCTGAAAAATCCACGTTGTGTTCTGAACCTATTGAAAGAGCACGTGAGCCGTTATACCCCAGAAGTGGTTAACAACATCTGTGGTACGCCAATCAAAGACTTCTTACAAGTCTGCGAATACATTGCAGAAACTAGCGCGAAAGACAAAACAGCGTCCTTCTTATATGCGCTGGGTTGGACTCAACATACCGTTGGTGCGCAGAACATTCGTACCATGGCGATGATCCAGTTACTGCTTGGTAACATGGGTATGTTAGGTGGTGGTGTGAACGCACTGCGTGGACACTCCAACATCCAAGGTCTGACTGACTTAGGTCTGTTATCTCAGAGCTTACCGGGTTACCTGACATTACCATCAGAAAAACAAACAACCTTAGAAAGCTATTTAGCGGCGAATACACCAAAAGCGACCGTTGCTGGTCAGGTGAACTATTGGGGCAACTACCCTAAATTCTTCGTCAGTTTAATGAAGACTTTCTATGGCGATAAAGCGCAGAAAGAGAATAACTGGGGCTTCGACCTGTTACCTAAGTGGGATCAGGGCTACGACGTTCTACGTTATTTTGAAATGATGGATAAGGGCGAAGTTAACGGCTATATCTGCCAAGGCTTTAACCCATTAGCCTCATTCCCGAACAAGAACAAAGTCTCGAAATCGCTTTCTAAGCTGAAGTTCTTAATTACTATCGACCCGCTGAACACAGAAACTGCAAACTTCTGGCAAAATCACGGCGAAATGAACGATGTGAAACCGGAAGAGATTCAAACCACCGTGTTCCGTCTGCCATCTTGCTGTTTCGCTGAAGAAAACGGTTCAATTGTTAACTCAGCACGTTGGTTACAGTGGCACTGGAAAGGTGCAGACGCCCCAGGTGAAGCTATCAGTGATGGTGAAATCCTGTCAGGTATCTACCATCGCCTGCGTCAAATGTATGAAACTGAAGGCGGCGCAGTACCTGAACAGGTTCTGAGCATGACTTGGGATTACCTCGACCGCGATAATCCAACGCCGGAAGAAGTGGCTCAAGAAAGCAACGGTTACGCATTAGAAGACCTGAAAGATGCTGACGGCAACGTGATTGTGAAAAAAGGCGAACTGCTTAGTTCGTTTGCGCAATTACGTGATGACGGTACGACGGCTAGTGGTTGCTGGATCTTCTCTGGTAGCTGGACGCCGAAAGGTAACCAAATGGCTAACCGTGATAACTCCGACCCAACGGGTCTGGGTAACACATTAGGTTGGGCATGGGCATGGCCACTGAACCGCCGCGTGATTTATAACCGTGCGTCGGCTGACCCAATGGGTAAACCATGGGATCCGAAGCGCCAAATCCTTGAGTGGAATGGTAGCAAGTGGGTAGGTATGGATATTCCAGACTACAGCACTGCAGCCCCAGGAAGCGGTGTCGGTCCATTTATCATGCAGCCTGAAGGTATGGGTCGTTTATTTGCACTGGATAAGATGGCAGAAGGTCCATTCCCAGAGCATTACGAACCAATCGAAACGCCGCTGGATACTAACCCGCTGCATCCAAATGTGGTGTCAAACCCTGCTGCTCGTGTGTTTAAAGACGACTGGGCGCAAATGGGTAAAGCGACTGAGTTCCCATACGTGGGTACCACTTACCGCTTAACTGAGCACTTCCACTATTGGACGAAGCATGCGCTGTTAAATGCCATTATCCAACCTCAACAGTTCATTGAAATTGGTGAACGTTTAGCGAAAGAAAAAGGCATCGAGCAAGGCGATACGGTTAAGGTCAGTTCTAAACGTGGTTACATCAAAGCGAAAGCCGTGGTCACTAAACGCATTAAAACCCTGCAAGTGGATGGAAAAGACATCGATACCATCGGTATTCCAATTCACTGGGGCTTTGAAGGTGTTGCAGTGAAGGGCTTTATCACCAACACATTAACGCCATATGTGGGTGATGCGAATACTCAGACGCCGGAATTTAAATCATTCCTTGTCAACGTGGAAAAGGTGTAA
- the fdoI gene encoding formate dehydrogenase cytochrome b556 subunit — MMPDDNDKIIRHKPIERINHWAVVICFLFTAISGLGFFFPSLNWFMNILGTPQLSRILHPFVGTAMFLLFVFMFFRYFHHNFINKEDIKWGKNIGKVLKNEEAGDVGQYNLGQKGVYWVVTICLLALVVTGVIMWRPFFADYFPIPVYRAAILIHSLSAIGLILMIVVHAYAAIWVKGSVRAMVEGWVTRGWARKHHPRWYRELVAKEKQQQEQQEKN; from the coding sequence ATGATGCCAGATGATAACGACAAAATTATTCGCCACAAACCGATTGAAAGGATCAATCACTGGGCGGTTGTGATTTGCTTCTTGTTCACGGCTATCAGCGGGCTGGGCTTTTTCTTCCCATCGCTGAACTGGTTTATGAACATTTTAGGCACGCCACAACTGTCTCGAATTTTGCATCCATTTGTGGGTACGGCGATGTTCTTGCTGTTCGTCTTTATGTTCTTCCGTTATTTCCACCATAACTTCATTAATAAAGAAGATATCAAGTGGGGGAAAAATATCGGTAAGGTACTGAAAAACGAAGAAGCTGGCGACGTAGGCCAATATAACCTCGGTCAGAAAGGGGTGTATTGGGTGGTCACTATCTGCTTACTGGCATTGGTTGTCACTGGCGTGATTATGTGGCGCCCATTCTTCGCGGACTATTTCCCAATCCCAGTGTACCGTGCAGCGATTCTTATTCACTCGCTGTCAGCCATTGGCTTGATCCTGATGATTGTTGTGCATGCGTATGCGGCAATTTGGGTCAAAGGCTCTGTGCGTGCGATGGTTGAAGGTTGGGTAACACGTGGTTGGGCGAGAAAGCACCACCCACGTTGGTACCGCGAGCTAGTTGCTAAAGAGAAACAGCAACAAGAGCAGCAAGAGAAAAACTAA
- a CDS encoding YoaK family protein has protein sequence MTSLFHFEAKSHTPFFLLLAFIGGFVDACSFVIFEVFTGHLTGNSILSMIYLAKMNIGMLLLSAISILGFFAGTFLGSWIRLKHSAIVLYRFVLGLVFLIFSGVFTIYFFIQPLYSPDLAILLISLSMGIQNGYFNKAGTVGIHSTYVTGMTTSCINAFLKNVPGDSSKKVLLLAVLSFITGGLAGGVLSVNYQYVGFSAVLVLLGCALIYSFTIRD, from the coding sequence ATGACGTCATTATTTCACTTCGAAGCGAAGTCTCACACACCCTTCTTTTTATTGCTTGCCTTTATTGGCGGATTTGTCGATGCCTGCTCATTTGTCATCTTTGAGGTATTTACTGGCCATCTGACGGGAAATAGCATTTTAAGTATGATTTACCTCGCCAAAATGAATATTGGCATGTTGCTACTCTCTGCAATTTCCATATTAGGATTTTTTGCAGGAACATTTTTGGGTTCTTGGATTCGGCTCAAGCATAGCGCAATCGTGTTATACCGCTTTGTTCTAGGTCTGGTATTTTTAATATTTAGTGGTGTTTTCACTATTTATTTTTTCATCCAGCCTTTGTATTCACCTGATTTAGCCATTTTGCTGATCAGCTTATCAATGGGAATTCAAAATGGTTATTTTAATAAGGCAGGAACAGTTGGGATCCACTCCACCTATGTCACCGGCATGACCACATCCTGCATTAATGCCTTTTTGAAAAATGTGCCCGGGGACAGTAGCAAAAAAGTTTTACTCTTGGCTGTACTCTCTTTTATTACGGGGGGATTAGCGGGCGGGGTTTTATCGGTGAATTACCAATATGTCGGGTTTTCTGCCGTATTAGTTCTCTTGGGATGTGCGCTAATTTACAGCTTCACAATCCGTGATTAG
- the selA gene encoding L-seryl-tRNA(Sec) selenium transferase — MDESNVALYRQLPAIDKLLQFDEAQVLVEKSGLHWVTECLREMQEQARASIAQDGCLPDWHGDWLAELSVRHDKLQYSALKNVFNLTGTVLHTNLGRAVMSNTAIHAVSQVMSSPVTLEYSLDGATRGHRDRAIADLLCQLTGAEDACIVNNNAAAVLLLLATVAPQREVIVSRGELVEIGGAFRVPDVMAQAGCKLVEVGTTNRTHLRDYENAINDQTGLLMKVHTSNYSIEGFTAEVEGEELAVLGQKYQLPTAIDLGSGSMIDMTAYGLPAEPMPQAYLSQGIDLVSISGDKLLGGPQAGIILGKKKWIDAIQKHPLKRALRVDKMVLAALEATLKLYLTPEKLTTELPTLRWLTRSQEEIRQSAENILVKLQAYYGDRFFVETEPCLSQIGSGSLPVDRLPSYAITFAPLDGKGGNLERLANRWRQLPQPVIGRLKEGKLWLDLRCLEDEHELVQALLS; from the coding sequence ATGGATGAATCAAATGTCGCGCTATACCGCCAGCTACCAGCCATCGATAAGCTTTTGCAATTCGATGAAGCGCAGGTGTTGGTAGAGAAATCGGGTCTGCATTGGGTCACGGAATGTCTTCGTGAAATGCAGGAACAAGCGCGAGCATCTATCGCACAAGACGGATGCTTACCGGATTGGCACGGTGATTGGTTAGCAGAACTTTCTGTTCGCCATGATAAATTGCAATACAGTGCGTTAAAAAACGTCTTTAATTTGACTGGGACTGTGTTGCACACCAATCTAGGACGTGCGGTGATGTCCAACACCGCCATCCATGCGGTCTCGCAAGTGATGAGCTCGCCAGTCACTTTAGAATATTCTCTTGATGGTGCAACGCGAGGGCATCGTGACCGTGCTATTGCTGACTTACTGTGCCAACTAACAGGGGCAGAAGATGCCTGTATTGTGAATAACAATGCGGCGGCGGTTTTACTGTTATTAGCCACGGTAGCTCCGCAGCGCGAGGTGATTGTCTCTCGCGGTGAGCTGGTGGAAATTGGGGGCGCATTCCGCGTTCCCGATGTGATGGCTCAGGCAGGCTGTAAATTGGTTGAAGTGGGTACCACGAACCGAACCCATTTACGGGATTATGAAAATGCCATTAATGACCAAACTGGGTTGTTAATGAAGGTGCATACCAGTAACTACAGTATTGAAGGCTTTACCGCGGAAGTTGAAGGGGAAGAGCTAGCTGTTTTAGGGCAAAAATACCAATTACCAACGGCGATTGATTTAGGCAGTGGGTCAATGATTGATATGACTGCATATGGATTACCTGCGGAGCCGATGCCACAAGCGTATTTATCTCAAGGCATTGATTTAGTCTCTATTTCTGGAGACAAACTTCTGGGAGGACCTCAAGCGGGGATCATTCTCGGTAAGAAAAAATGGATTGATGCCATTCAAAAACACCCCTTAAAACGAGCCCTTCGCGTAGATAAAATGGTGCTAGCTGCGTTAGAAGCGACGCTAAAACTCTATTTAACCCCTGAAAAACTTACCACTGAACTGCCGACATTACGTTGGTTAACACGTTCCCAAGAAGAAATTAGGCAGAGTGCCGAAAATATCCTCGTGAAGCTGCAAGCTTATTATGGGGATCGTTTCTTTGTCGAGACTGAGCCTTGTTTATCACAAATTGGTAGCGGCTCTCTTCCTGTTGACCGATTACCCAGCTATGCGATTACATTCGCGCCTCTTGATGGAAAAGGCGGTAATTTAGAGCGTCTTGCCAACCGTTGGCGTCAATTACCTCAGCCTGTGATCGGACGTTTAAAAGAGGGCAAATTGTGGCTAGACCTACGTTGTCTTGAGGATGAACACGAGTTAGTGCAGGCGTTATTGTCATGA